Proteins from a single region of Budorcas taxicolor isolate Tak-1 chromosome 7, Takin1.1, whole genome shotgun sequence:
- the LOC128051592 gene encoding hepatitis A virus cellular receptor 1-like, which yields MHPWVAILGLLLLPAGVTAYRRVTGVAGRSVTLPCYYNGEVTSMCWGRGSCPWFDCGTNIIWTDGYRVTYRSDGRYQLYGNIPGRDVSLTINNAAVSDTGLYCCRIEVRGWFNDIKTTLELKVNPAPPTTTTTTTTTTTTTTTTTTPTTTTTRRTTPTTTRRTTTTTRRTTPTTTPTTTTTRRTTPTTTLRTTTTRKTTATTTPRTTTTTTTTPRTTTTTRKTTITTTPTMTTTITITTSTTPQTRTTTSPTTTTTTTPTTMVTPAPTTMVTTAPTTTTTAVPATIITSTPTMTVPTAPVTERSSTSALPMPAPTKDLQPASLSSPTQTAETQPATLYETNITSSPWHSCSTEGNSTVTQSPDPHWHNNQTVAVLAQETWMSTNKGVYIGISVTILALLVMFVVFWISRRYFCLGNKVELLRVIPLKDSRIGALKNAALKPIQAEDNVYIIDDYH from the exons ATGCATCCTTGGGTAGCCATCCTGGGCCTCCTACTCCTGCCAG CTGGTGTAACCGCTTACCGTCGAGTGACTGGAGTGGCGGGTCGGAGTGTCACTCTACCCTGCTACTATAATGGAGAAGTCACAAGCATGTGTTGGGGCCGAGGGTCATGTCCTTGGTTCGATTGCGGAACTAACATCATCTGGACTGATGGATACAGAGTCACCTATCGGAGCGATGGACGTTATCAGCTATATGGCAATATTCCTGGAAGGGATGTGTCTTTAACCATAAACAATGCTGCCGTGTCTGACACTGGCTTGTATTGTTGCCGAATTGAGGTGAGAGGGTGGTTCAATGACATAAAAACCACCCTAGAGTTGAAGGTCAATCCAG CTCCACCTACAACaacgaccaccaccaccactactactacaacaacaaccaccaccactactccAACAACCACCACTACAAGAAGGACAACTCCCACCACTACTCGGAGAACAACCACCACTACAAGAAGGACAACTCCCACCACTACTCCAACAACCACCACTACAAGAAGGACAACTCCCACCACTACTCTGAGAACAACCACTACAAGAAAGACTACTGCCACCACTACTCCAagaaccactaccaccaccaccactactccAAGAACAACCACCACTACTAGAAAGACAACCATTACTACTACTCCAACAATGACTACCACTATTACAATAACAACCTCTACTACCCCCCAAACAAGAACAACCACAAgtccaacaaccaccaccaccactactccAACCACGATGGTCACCCCTGCTCCAACCACGATGGTCACCACTGctccaacaaccaccaccactgctgTGCCAGCAACAATCATCACCAGTACTCCAACCATGACAGTCCCCACTGCTCCAGTGACAGAGAGGTCCTCTACTTCTGCTCTTCCAATGCCAGCACCCACAAAGGACCTCCAGCCAG CTTCTTTATCTTCTCCAACTCAGACAGCAGAAACCCAGCCTGCTACCCTGTATGAAACAAACATAACCAGCTCACCATGGCACTCTTGTTCAACAG AGGGAAATAGCACTGTGACCCAGTCTCCAGATCCCCATTGGCATAACAATCAAACT GTTGCGGTGCTGGCACAAGAAACATGGATGAGCACCAACAAGGGAGTCTACATTGGAATCTCGGTTACTATTTTGGCACTGTTGGTCATGTTTGTGGTTTTCTGGATTAGTAGAA GATATTTTTGCCTGGGTAACAAGGTGGAGCTACTGCG TGTGATTCCATTGAAAGATTCTCGCATTGGAGCTTTGAAAAATGCAGCTCTGAAGCCTATCCAAGCAGAAGACAATGTCTACATTATTGATGACTATCACTAA